A portion of the Bactrocera neohumeralis isolate Rockhampton chromosome 2, APGP_CSIRO_Bneo_wtdbg2-racon-allhic-juicebox.fasta_v2, whole genome shotgun sequence genome contains these proteins:
- the LOC126755078 gene encoding protein neuralized isoform X2, which translates to MGQTAGKIVRRSPSSCPGPNNLPPLQFHTVHGDNIRISRDGTLARRFESFCRAITFSARPVRINERICVRFSEISNNWNGGIRFGFTSNDPATLEGALPKYACPDLTNRPGFWAKALHEQYCEKDNILYYYVNSAGDVIYGINNVEKGVILSGIDTRGLLWTLVDIYGNCTAIEFLDARVYMYQQSGNGLVAAGVALPAGNGGVIGAGGTLPGPQIPLNPHHPHQQSRRSLPAVEQDLDRHVLPSMQSLNISMEQMPFAQDMANGLPPLRYNANGRLIPVPFHITKGRNVRLSMDRFIASRTENDFCQGYVFTARPIRIGEKVIVQILKTEQMYLGALALGLTSCNPAGLQPSDLPNDSDFLLDRPEYWVVSKDIASQPQRGDEIAFFVAPNGEVTISKNNGPAVVVMHVDQSLQLWAFLDVYGSTQSVRMFRQQLPNMINYPQQPLSAAPSTQRLPQHGNMSIAESMNSLNSQMSESRKMLHTSALTVASHNTMNSSAATLASITANAAIAAQTHCNVPAATVSTVTPVTKTNGNTTATATGHMISMPSSGDLIQIQPNGGGTVLVVNLPPANSTHELNSVSGSGNGVSATRQPTSGVLAGACSTTMTNNQYIEPVSSLNGCNSTQEMNKWKDTVDHSGNSSAGAECTICYENQIDSVLYMCGHMCMCYDCAIEQWRGVGGGQCPLCRAVIRDVIRTYTT; encoded by the exons TTCGTCGCTCACCATCCTCCTGCCCGGGTCCCAACAACTTGCCACCCCTCCAGTTCCACACCGTACACGGCGACAACATACGGATATCACGCGACGGCACTTTGGCGCGTCGGTTCGAAAGTTTCTGCCGTGCAATCACTTTCTCAGCACGACCGGTACGCATCAACGAGCGCATTTGTGTGCGTTTCTCAGAAATTTCGAACAATTGGAATGGCGGCATACGTTTCGGTTTCACCAGCAACGATCCGGCCACACTGGAGGGTGCGCTGCCTAAGTACGCGTGTCCCGACTTAACGAATCGTCCCGGTTTCTGGGCGAAAGCGCTGCACGAACAGTATTGCGAAAAGGATAACATACTTTATTACTACGTCAATTCGGCTGGGGATGTGATCTACGGCATCAATAACGTGGAGAAGGGTGTCATATTGAGCGGCATCGATACGCGTGGCTTACTCTGGACTTTGGTGgacatctatggcaattgcacTGCGATTGAATTCTTAGATGCCCGTGTCTATATGTATCAACAGAGCGGTAATGGACTCGTGGCCGCCGGTGTAGCATTACCTGCCGGCAATGGTGGTGTTATTGGTGCTGGTGGCACATTGCCTGGTCCACAAATTCCACTGAATCCACATCACCCACATCAGCAATCGCGTCGCTCATTGCCAGCAGTCGAGCAGGATTTGGATCGTCATGTCTTGCCTTCAATGCAATCTCTGAACATCTCCATGGAACAAATGCCGTTTGCACAAGATATGGCCAATGGTCTGCCACCGTTACGTTACAATGCCAACGGCCGCCTTATACCGGTACCCTTTCACATCACCAAAGGCCGCAATGTGCGTCTCTCCATGGATCGCTTCATAGCGTCACGCACAGAGAATGACTTCTGCCAGGGTTATGTGTTCACAGCGCGTCCCATACGCATCGGCGAGAAGGTGATTGTACAAATACTTAAAACCGAACAAATGTACTTGGGCGCATTGGCGCTGGGCCTTACCTCTTGTAATCCGGCGGGACTGCAACCCTCCGACCTACCCAACGATTCTGATTTTCTGCTCGATCGTCCCGAGTATTGGGTGGTGAGCAAGGATATCGCCTCACAACCACAACGTGGTGACGAGATCGCCTTTTTTGTCGCGCCCAATGGTGAGGTGACCATTAGCAAAAACAATGGTCCGGCTGTTGTTGTCATGCATGTCGATCAATCGCTGCAGCTGTGGGCTTTCCTCGATGTTTACGGCTCCACACAGTCGGTGCGCATGTTCCGCCAACAGCTGCCCAATATGATTAATTATCCACAACAGCCGCTCTCCGCCGCACCGTCGACACAACGCCTGCCACAACACGGCAATATGTCAATTGCTGAATCGATGAATAGTCTGAACAGTCAAATGTCTGAATCGCGCAAAATGTTGCACACGTCTGCACTCACTGTGGCATCACACAATACCATGAACAGCTCAGCGGCGACACTAGCCTCCATCACGGCCAATGCGGCGATAGCGGCTCAAACTCATTGTAATGTACCTGCAGCGACGGTGTCGACGGTCACGCCCGTCACCAAAACTAATGGCAATACCACGGCGACGGCAACCGGTCACATGATCAGTATGCCATCAAGTGGTGATCTCATACAAATTCAGCCGAACGGTGGCGGTACTGTATTGGTTGTGAATTTGCCACCTGCGAACTCGACACACGAACTGAATAGTGTGAGTGGTAGCGGTAATGGTGTGAGCGCGACAAGGCAACCAACATCGGGTGTACTGGCTGGCGCTTGTTCGACAACGATGACCAATAATCAGTACATTGAG CCTGTGTCCTCGTTGAACGGTTGCAATTCCACTCAGGAGATGAATAAATGGAAAGACACCGTCGACCACAGTGGCAATAGCAGCGCTGGCGCTGAATGCACAATCTGCTACGAAAATCAAATCGACTCGGTGCTCTATATGTGCGGACACATGTGCATGTGTTACGACTGCGCTATCGAACAGTGGCGTGGCGTCGGCGGCGGTCAGTGTCCACTGTGTAGAGCCGTCATACGTGATGTTATACGTACGTATACCACGTGA
- the LOC126755078 gene encoding protein neuralized isoform X1, translated as MGLSENQANSYMPTSTGPGGQVVVMECPNHRISNKKLHILKKIKKRFGLVRRSPSSCPGPNNLPPLQFHTVHGDNIRISRDGTLARRFESFCRAITFSARPVRINERICVRFSEISNNWNGGIRFGFTSNDPATLEGALPKYACPDLTNRPGFWAKALHEQYCEKDNILYYYVNSAGDVIYGINNVEKGVILSGIDTRGLLWTLVDIYGNCTAIEFLDARVYMYQQSGNGLVAAGVALPAGNGGVIGAGGTLPGPQIPLNPHHPHQQSRRSLPAVEQDLDRHVLPSMQSLNISMEQMPFAQDMANGLPPLRYNANGRLIPVPFHITKGRNVRLSMDRFIASRTENDFCQGYVFTARPIRIGEKVIVQILKTEQMYLGALALGLTSCNPAGLQPSDLPNDSDFLLDRPEYWVVSKDIASQPQRGDEIAFFVAPNGEVTISKNNGPAVVVMHVDQSLQLWAFLDVYGSTQSVRMFRQQLPNMINYPQQPLSAAPSTQRLPQHGNMSIAESMNSLNSQMSESRKMLHTSALTVASHNTMNSSAATLASITANAAIAAQTHCNVPAATVSTVTPVTKTNGNTTATATGHMISMPSSGDLIQIQPNGGGTVLVVNLPPANSTHELNSVSGSGNGVSATRQPTSGVLAGACSTTMTNNQYIEPVSSLNGCNSTQEMNKWKDTVDHSGNSSAGAECTICYENQIDSVLYMCGHMCMCYDCAIEQWRGVGGGQCPLCRAVIRDVIRTYTT; from the exons TTCGTCGCTCACCATCCTCCTGCCCGGGTCCCAACAACTTGCCACCCCTCCAGTTCCACACCGTACACGGCGACAACATACGGATATCACGCGACGGCACTTTGGCGCGTCGGTTCGAAAGTTTCTGCCGTGCAATCACTTTCTCAGCACGACCGGTACGCATCAACGAGCGCATTTGTGTGCGTTTCTCAGAAATTTCGAACAATTGGAATGGCGGCATACGTTTCGGTTTCACCAGCAACGATCCGGCCACACTGGAGGGTGCGCTGCCTAAGTACGCGTGTCCCGACTTAACGAATCGTCCCGGTTTCTGGGCGAAAGCGCTGCACGAACAGTATTGCGAAAAGGATAACATACTTTATTACTACGTCAATTCGGCTGGGGATGTGATCTACGGCATCAATAACGTGGAGAAGGGTGTCATATTGAGCGGCATCGATACGCGTGGCTTACTCTGGACTTTGGTGgacatctatggcaattgcacTGCGATTGAATTCTTAGATGCCCGTGTCTATATGTATCAACAGAGCGGTAATGGACTCGTGGCCGCCGGTGTAGCATTACCTGCCGGCAATGGTGGTGTTATTGGTGCTGGTGGCACATTGCCTGGTCCACAAATTCCACTGAATCCACATCACCCACATCAGCAATCGCGTCGCTCATTGCCAGCAGTCGAGCAGGATTTGGATCGTCATGTCTTGCCTTCAATGCAATCTCTGAACATCTCCATGGAACAAATGCCGTTTGCACAAGATATGGCCAATGGTCTGCCACCGTTACGTTACAATGCCAACGGCCGCCTTATACCGGTACCCTTTCACATCACCAAAGGCCGCAATGTGCGTCTCTCCATGGATCGCTTCATAGCGTCACGCACAGAGAATGACTTCTGCCAGGGTTATGTGTTCACAGCGCGTCCCATACGCATCGGCGAGAAGGTGATTGTACAAATACTTAAAACCGAACAAATGTACTTGGGCGCATTGGCGCTGGGCCTTACCTCTTGTAATCCGGCGGGACTGCAACCCTCCGACCTACCCAACGATTCTGATTTTCTGCTCGATCGTCCCGAGTATTGGGTGGTGAGCAAGGATATCGCCTCACAACCACAACGTGGTGACGAGATCGCCTTTTTTGTCGCGCCCAATGGTGAGGTGACCATTAGCAAAAACAATGGTCCGGCTGTTGTTGTCATGCATGTCGATCAATCGCTGCAGCTGTGGGCTTTCCTCGATGTTTACGGCTCCACACAGTCGGTGCGCATGTTCCGCCAACAGCTGCCCAATATGATTAATTATCCACAACAGCCGCTCTCCGCCGCACCGTCGACACAACGCCTGCCACAACACGGCAATATGTCAATTGCTGAATCGATGAATAGTCTGAACAGTCAAATGTCTGAATCGCGCAAAATGTTGCACACGTCTGCACTCACTGTGGCATCACACAATACCATGAACAGCTCAGCGGCGACACTAGCCTCCATCACGGCCAATGCGGCGATAGCGGCTCAAACTCATTGTAATGTACCTGCAGCGACGGTGTCGACGGTCACGCCCGTCACCAAAACTAATGGCAATACCACGGCGACGGCAACCGGTCACATGATCAGTATGCCATCAAGTGGTGATCTCATACAAATTCAGCCGAACGGTGGCGGTACTGTATTGGTTGTGAATTTGCCACCTGCGAACTCGACACACGAACTGAATAGTGTGAGTGGTAGCGGTAATGGTGTGAGCGCGACAAGGCAACCAACATCGGGTGTACTGGCTGGCGCTTGTTCGACAACGATGACCAATAATCAGTACATTGAG CCTGTGTCCTCGTTGAACGGTTGCAATTCCACTCAGGAGATGAATAAATGGAAAGACACCGTCGACCACAGTGGCAATAGCAGCGCTGGCGCTGAATGCACAATCTGCTACGAAAATCAAATCGACTCGGTGCTCTATATGTGCGGACACATGTGCATGTGTTACGACTGCGCTATCGAACAGTGGCGTGGCGTCGGCGGCGGTCAGTGTCCACTGTGTAGAGCCGTCATACGTGATGTTATACGTACGTATACCACGTGA